A window of Mustela lutreola isolate mMusLut2 chromosome X, mMusLut2.pri, whole genome shotgun sequence genomic DNA:
CGAAGCAGAGCCGCTGGAGACACACGGGCTGCAGAAGGGCCGTGTACACactgtctgctaagtgtggacgaacaggggcagaagcacgagtgctacgggctagagacacaagcacagtggaggctgaccacttagttgaacgccttgatgtgaaagggggcagacacctaggaccagagaatcgcttcctttgggatgtgtccgttcttaatgtccatcatgagacatgtggagcatatggtctctcaagttccttccaaatctaaaaccttaattcctaaaatttagaaacctaactccgcctgcagggggagggactgttagCCTCACACAACAGAGCACGCAGGGCACCAGGCGACCTTGacgcaggcagcccagctggCATGTGCAGGACCAGCCCGGGCTACTCCCACTGCAGCACTGTGCGTCTCACGGTGCTGACAGGacctaactactcattttctgagtcactcatctaccctggctgactgaaaattcacaccaggaagggaacaagacaatcacagtataacaaagagagccatcatctttttcctatttcataagctttttctttcctgtttgtaaatttcaactggatgtgtcctatactgtttcataataatataatgctggtgcaaaatacatcaatggtaatactctgggcatgtctaggaaaaaaaaaatgagatggagaaaaaccaagatgaatggtaggtatgccttaaagatcaacaggtctttgctagtcctcagggaaggtgattccaaatatacttttccactgcaagcataatgacgtgttggaactgtggtctataaccaaagggtttataggaacgtgttatagatttcaccatttcatgctctccactctcctggagctacattctagccacaaacctggattttcttcttgttcataaatgaattctaactaagcTGTCCCCACCTAATTAGACTGgatgtgaagtattaatttatgtgctacttagttaaaaaaaaatgcttacctgcttgcttctagtgcagaggtttctttagaactttgtgaatttaagattttttcaatcttttcaactgatcaaataacttgtataagccccaacacacacatctataaaaataaaaattaagcaaacaaaaaatgtcaccatctttactcttaatcatctttatttcccatgctaaatgccggaaaatataagaccaaaagttaacttcaaatatatagggcatgctatattttgaatattcctatgaaacacagaattctcaagaattcaaatcttagttctagaataagcatacttccatattctattgcaagtttatagagaaaaaaaaaaaacctgactttgctttctcatattctatactcttatttcttcttttccccatcctgaatctttctatgggcatttctttcctattttttaaaaagacttgtttatttgagagagagagaaactgcatgtgcacatgcaggggaggggcagagggagagagagaatctcgagcagatatcctgctgagcacagagctcaatgcagggctcaatctcatgaccctgagatcatgacctgagccaaaatcaagagtcggacgtttaaccaactgagccaccaggcacccctccatttgttttcttatggccctttattcatgttttaactttggcttcTGATCATACTGACcctctcagtttacatgtgcatatacctatatacccaagcaccaaatcattaaagaccttttacactacaaatattatcaaagaggttgaggaacattatgaaaactctcatcctaaaagaacaaaaaatacaaagtcatccattcaataaatagttactgaacaccgctgggagctcgacattcattccgacggggggtgggggaggaggggggacacgagaaaataaagcaagaaatacaccctgctctcataaagcttactgttttgtctggaagcgcatgacaagcattctttggataaaagctgtgaggagatccagaggcgaattaaacagaaggtccctcaaacaggctttctccccactgagattttaacaaatatgctaataatacacatagaaaacattgtacagagcagcaggcgagagtcagaagcccagactcccaatgcccgctgtgcccctacatcgttatgatcatgaatgacatcggggacacttgaaactggagatagcactaaggggcacactcccggggtgagccctcagatgtacagagccgttgcctgtctcacacacctgaaactaagccaacactgcatgctaactactgggaatcgaaaaaattaaagtgaacaccagaacataaagaacacaggatcagaaaataacaacaaacctatggcagaatcctgagtttgctttggaaagcccacttctcccctagtctctaatataggcctattttctttacagggccactgacaatttatacagtcgttaactgtcaagcgctgcaccgacaacagttatcactgtttcttgttctggaaaaagtgggtgatcttgagatcgtgtgggtacctctaaaattctgtcttattatttcaggtagataaggtgacataatgcataaaatgcacatgcgtgagagctttgaaaaaaagctgaatagtgcTGACAAGTTCGCAGAGACAAGAGGAGAAGGCTTCAACTGGCATGCAGCATAAGAAAACTACTGGAGGGTacgtttttcttccttatgtcctcttGTTTACACATTCGTTCATCTACTGCCCGAATTCCTTAACTGACAGAtgacctgagactctttaaaagaataataaagaaaacgtattacagacattgttttgtcacattatcaagttcctacatctcattcaattccagagaacttaatacctgtgcaccagtactatgcagatattgacaaaaaatatatatatataccagacacagttactgttgaggggactcatgatctgggggcataatgacacgaaggcagggtcgcatggccagaagaagaatgacacatatacagtgaaagttatggggatgagggggcttagaatggagaacagataatatgaagcaaagtacaggagagtctGGAAATGTGACGGGGCTCGAATCggactctgaaagccatgtgtacacagctgccgaggtggggaggggatggggagcagatatAAGTGCAGACacactcaggggcaggggcagacaggcacacagccatgtgcactgcaggcttccttctggagagaagcagaaataggaatggagggccaacttcactgagatgaggtctttagattctgcatattttggagaacgggagaatgtcaaagcactgatgcatgatgatgaaatgtgggtatggaaataccaggaatcaagaatgaagaacagaagaccagaaaaaggcagaaCGCAGAGGTGGAGAAACATgtccagaagctaatgaataaagagataattaggaattagggccaaaacaaaggttaacagaaacaactagaatgaagtaggcatatcacaaaaattccacaggaaggtgaattaattcactccatcaacattatgaaacacctcctggaTGTCAGTATTGTGGCACCTCACAGGGATACAATGAAGACAGATATAGTCGTATCCCTCAGTGGTCtgagaatctcacagaacagcttcagagttgggaccacaaaggcaggtcaggcctgtggctgagcaggaccaaagtggccataaagacaggccatggaaaagggaggggatacggtgatggcagggggtgaggcgggACGGGAACCTGTGtgagtagagcaaatctgcctccGGGGAGGGGttcgagagaagagtgggaggccaaaggaaggctaggcttgggaaacaacaccactatgaggccctgggaggaagaggcacaccaaggaggcagtgggagagccccacagcggctggtgtggaatccaacagCGGACCAAGAAAATTCCTTCCATTGCaaggaaaagtacctttaacaagattttgtaaaattcaaatgagacataaaccatggaaagtattggctacctcaaggcacaactcaagatttttacctctttcacgaactctttcctgcctgcccctcccctaggcttctcagcactgatatttccgttactctgcatttttcttggttctaaccatgtactgtgtcctcccttaaattatgttctccttatattctctctaggatgcaggcactgtcttaggggagggatgcacgaggccactcaagctagaggagacacacaaggaaggatGGTGTCGTTTATGACAAGTTTACGACAGGGCATCAGAACGGACAGAGGCCGGAAGTCAGGGCACCAAacacagacggggggggggggagacagggcagcacagttttctgttagaagtgatgccacaactccccctccactgttcacccaggtggagttcctaTTCCCAATGGTTTAGAGGTCGGGAGTcccattcccacaacagagatttttctgagagaacatgcaaatgtaacatttattaagtattacattttatttatattatccttcagttccattagggattacacagtttttgtagatCAGCCCAGGAACCTAACCACATGTAGATTACGTGGGCAGGGGGGgatatttacaagattacaaactgttaaaatacaagtcattcataagttagaaaccacttacatatgaccaaagtggcattaatacgttgaatttggaaatatgcttcctctcccctgacattttaaggttgtctaatctgagaatatgtcttcttcaaatcgaacatgtttttttaggtttttagcatatgcaaaaacaaaatcatttacaactcttctgaaggtgaatattataatcatgaaccgttaaaatacaaccaccagtaccaccaaactaacagatgaaaagaattcttagagaaaagccgacgaggacaacaggcatcacagcagactgttttcattaatttgggacttaccagaacttctcgtaactgtcccaaaggcacagaaagttgattgagggctttgtccatgccaacctaaaggcaaaaccaggttggcacaaacacatcacGATAAGGAGTAATAGTGACGTATCTATTTAACAATCAAAGCAGTACCagatttaaattatgttttttggcacaaccgtattttgctaaataactagctaaacaacagaagtgttatttggccattaatgttgttcatagtatatgaaaaaaatctgttgaaatacatgaaactataaaaataagggaagtcatgagaaatgaaagtttccttaagaacaatttgcctttagatgacattttaaatgaatgtgaaaaattttcagaGAAGGTGAACACTTCTCTGTCTGTAACTGatgatactcagccagctgaGTATCGGGCTGAGAGATGGGCTACgtctctcttaaacattattataagccttgagaaaaatagaaattaaacagaagtaaaattttctaggtttttaatcctattgggatatttatcttagtggtataattcccaaaagcaaatgtgcaccattaattttaatgcttcttgaaattcccacggagctgcaactttctgtgcttctctgcacaaacagatttaaaacaaaatgaagcatcaacaaggagacttttctgccaagtaacaaaattcaacatttctaaaaggcttttacaaacaattgataagctcactgcaaatcattcttatattgttataaaaccaaacttttaaaatatcaatattggccaatgttccctcaacctagctctggctaacatatacctgggagtaaattaaacattgtaagagtggtggacatttgctcctaaaaattagtctaaatcaaggaagacttcagggtaatcacttagcaactaataaaacaaccccttgggtattatcatcctttacttttcactgttgactaatgaatttgaaacaaaATCTAACTAGAGCaaccataaatgaataaaaactaaaacaaacaaaaaaatgtattcccaaaagtttagttcttttattaatgaaattggtaatttcttcaagtttctggtggggttggtggggtaatcaactgaaaggtttctaaaaactctgcccttttaataaatatgaaggagagagaaagtgtgtgtgtgtgtgtgtgtgtgtgtgtgtgtgtttgtaggacttgtgaatttcaggtttaccaagtttgtggaaaggttgacaaaatctgcataatccttATTGATGAGCTCGACCATGgctattttaagatgtttatagtagagttccagatctcctcttagttcctccagctggacaTGCTTCCTATAGTCAGACACAAAGTGATCGACGtcaaaatcttcctgaaaatcaaaccagaaagaaaaaaatgattgcaatgataccacattttacatagaaaaataagatcagagaaagaataagaggccgTATTACTGcatgggaacacacacagggacatcagggggtctgctcacttcctaagattatgggaaagggggcccctcaccaagaccattctctcctgttgcctaactctacaggtattttatttcttttaattatacatttcaaagaggctcttcttaaaatagaaacagctttttcttcttaattttaaaagtaacaaatgttcactgtcaaactttcaaccaaccaagaaatacttatgtaagagagaaaaaaaaaatcacccactctctaatgctctgcagttaagcactgttaatgtttatttttcttcactatttaacacagcgattcacattcttccagactttgttttggtctttctctttacttttttttttaagattttatttatttgagagagagagactgagagaacaagtgggagaaggggcagagggagaagccggctctctgctgagctgggagcctgatgccagggttcattccaagaccctgaaatcaagacctcaaccgaaggcagacgcttaactgactgagccacccaggtgccctagtctttctctttaaaatataaattacttttggggtgcctggctggttcagtgggttaaggcctctgtctttagctcaggtcgtgatcccagggttatgggttcaaaccccgcattgggctttctgctcagcagagagcctgcttccctgtctctctctctgcctgcctctctgcctacttgtgatctctgtcaaataagtaaataatttttaaaaaaataaatatcaattactttttaaagaaactgacatataatggacacatgttagtttcaggcgtacaacataaaaattccatatttttatctgttgtgaaatgatcaccctaagactagttaacatccatcaccaaacatacacatttttttcttgtgctaagaactcttaagctttagcaactttaaatatataataatatagggcacctgggtatctcagtgagttaatgcctctgccttcggctcaggtcatgattccagggtcctgggatcgagccccacatcaggttctctcctcagcagggagcctgtttcctcctctctctctgcctgcctctcttcctacttgtgatctctgtcaaataaataaataaaatcttaaaatatacatatatatatatatatatatatatatatataatatactatgcagccatcaaaagaaatgaaatcttgccatgtgcagtgatgtggatggaactagagagtatgctgagtgaaataatcagagaaagacaattatcataccatctccctgatatgaggaatttgagaggcaaagtggggggtgtgggggtagggaaggaaaaaaaatgaaacaagattggattgggaggggggcacctgggtgtatcagtgggttaaagcctctgccttcggctcaggtcatgatcccagggccctgggatcgagccccacatcgggctctctgctcagcggggagcctgcttcctcctctctctctgcctgcctctctgcctacttgtgatctgtctgtccaataaataaaatctttaaaaaaaaaagattggattgggagggagacaaaccataagagactcttaatctcacaaaacaaactgagggtt
This region includes:
- the LOC131820783 gene encoding conserved oligomeric Golgi complex subunit 2-like isoform X2 gives rise to the protein MERSRMNLPKGPDTLCFDKDEFMKEDFDVDHFVSDYRKHVQLEELRGDLELYYKHLKIAMVELINKDYADFVNLSTNLVGMDKALNQLSVPLGQLREVLSLRSSVS
- the LOC131820783 gene encoding conserved oligomeric Golgi complex subunit 2-like isoform X1, which gives rise to MERSRMNLPKGPDTLCFDKDEFMKEDFDVDHFVSDYRKHVQLEELRGDLELYYKHLKIAMVELINKDYADFVNLSTNLVGMDKALNQLSVPLGQLREVLVSPKLMKTVCCDACCPRRLFSKNSFHLLVWWYWWLYFNGS